A window of the Kosakonia sp. BYX6 genome harbors these coding sequences:
- the greB gene encoding transcription elongation factor GreB translates to MKTPLITREGYDKLKQELDFLWRQERPEVTKKVTWAASLGDRSENADYQYNKKRLREIDRRVRYLTKCLENLKIVDYSPQQEGKVFFGAWVEIENDDGDTLRFRIVGYDEIFGRKDYISIDSPMARALLKKEAGDVAVVQTPGGEATWYVNEIDYVK, encoded by the coding sequence ATGAAAACGCCCCTGATCACCCGCGAAGGTTACGACAAACTGAAGCAGGAACTCGATTTTCTCTGGCGTCAGGAGCGCCCGGAAGTCACCAAAAAGGTTACCTGGGCCGCAAGCCTTGGCGATCGCAGTGAAAACGCCGATTACCAGTACAACAAAAAGCGCCTGCGCGAGATAGATCGTCGGGTACGTTATCTGACCAAATGTCTGGAAAATTTAAAAATCGTCGATTATTCGCCGCAACAAGAAGGAAAGGTTTTTTTTGGCGCCTGGGTGGAAATTGAAAACGACGACGGCGACACCTTACGTTTTCGCATCGTTGGCTATGATGAGATTTTCGGGCGCAAAGATTACATCTCCATAGACTCGCCAATGGCCCGCGCTCTGTTAAAAAAAGAAGCCGGCGATGTGGCGGTCGTGCAAACGCCCGGCGGTGAAGCGACCTGGTACGTCAATGAAATTGACTATGTGAAATAA
- the envZ gene encoding two-component system sensor histidine kinase EnvZ: MMRVRFSPRSSFARTLLLIVTLLFVSLVTTYLVVLNFAILPSLQQFNKVLAYEVRMLMTDKLQLEDGTQLVVPPAFRREIYRELGISLYSNEAAEDAGLRWAQHYEFLSQQMAQQLGGPTEVRVEVNKSSPVVWLKTWLSPNIWVRVPLTEIHQGDFSPLFRYTLAIMLLAIGGAWLFIRIQNRPLVDLEHAALKVGKGHIPPPLREYGASEVRSVTRAFNQMAAGVKQLADDRTLLMAGVSHDLRTPLTRIRLATEMMAEEDGYLAESINKDIEECNAIIEQFIDYLRTGQEMPMEAADLNAVLGEVVAAESGYEREIETAMADGEIIVRMHPLSIKRAVANMVVNAARYGNGWIKVSSGTELNRAWFQVEDDGPGIKPEQREHLFQPFVRGDSARSTSGTGLGLAIVQRIVDNHNGLLELGTSERGGLSIRAWLPIPISRVAGQKENL; this comes from the coding sequence ATGATGCGAGTGCGTTTCTCGCCGCGAAGTTCCTTTGCCCGCACATTGTTGCTTATCGTCACTTTGCTGTTTGTCAGCCTGGTGACGACTTACCTGGTGGTGCTGAATTTCGCCATTTTGCCGAGCCTCCAGCAGTTCAATAAGGTCCTCGCCTACGAAGTGCGTATGTTGATGACCGATAAACTGCAACTGGAGGATGGCACGCAACTGGTGGTGCCGCCGGCATTTCGCCGCGAGATCTATCGCGAATTGGGTATTTCTCTCTATTCCAACGAGGCGGCGGAAGACGCTGGCCTGCGTTGGGCGCAGCATTATGAATTTTTAAGCCAGCAAATGGCGCAGCAGCTTGGCGGCCCGACCGAGGTGCGTGTTGAAGTGAACAAAAGCTCGCCGGTGGTGTGGTTGAAAACCTGGCTGTCGCCCAATATTTGGGTGCGCGTGCCGCTGACGGAAATCCACCAGGGCGACTTTTCTCCGCTGTTCCGCTACACGCTGGCGATTATGTTGTTGGCGATTGGCGGTGCCTGGCTGTTTATCCGCATACAAAACCGACCCCTTGTTGATCTCGAACATGCCGCCCTGAAAGTGGGGAAAGGGCATATTCCGCCGCCGCTGCGTGAGTACGGCGCATCGGAAGTGCGCTCGGTGACTCGCGCTTTTAACCAGATGGCGGCCGGGGTGAAGCAGTTAGCGGACGATCGCACGCTGTTGATGGCGGGCGTCAGCCATGACTTGCGAACGCCGCTAACGCGTATTCGTCTGGCGACGGAAATGATGGCGGAAGAAGATGGTTATCTCGCTGAATCCATTAATAAAGACATCGAAGAGTGCAATGCGATTATCGAGCAGTTTATCGATTATCTGCGTACCGGCCAGGAGATGCCGATGGAAGCGGCGGATCTGAACGCGGTGCTCGGCGAGGTGGTCGCGGCGGAAAGCGGTTACGAACGTGAAATTGAAACCGCGATGGCAGATGGCGAAATCATCGTGCGCATGCATCCGCTCTCCATCAAACGCGCGGTGGCGAATATGGTGGTGAACGCCGCGCGCTACGGCAACGGTTGGATCAAAGTCAGCAGTGGTACGGAGTTGAACCGCGCCTGGTTCCAGGTGGAAGACGACGGTCCGGGTATCAAACCGGAGCAGCGTGAACATCTGTTCCAGCCGTTCGTGCGCGGCGACAGCGCACGCAGCACCAGCGGCACCGGGCTTGGCCTGGCGATTGTGCAGCGCATTGTCGATAACCATAACGGGCTGCTGGAATTAGGCACCAGCGAGCGCGGTGGCTTATCGATTCGCGCGTGGCTGCCGATTCCGATTTCTCGCGTAGCAGGGCAAAAAGAGAACTTATGA
- the ompR gene encoding two-component system response regulator OmpR: MQENYKILVVDDDMRLRALLERYLTEQGFQVRSVANAEQMDRLLTRESFHLMVLDLMLPGEDGLSICRRLRSQSNPMPIIMVTAKGEEVDRIVGLEIGADDYIPKPFNPRELLARIRAVLRRQANELPGAPSQEEAVIAFGKFKLNLGTREMFREDEPMPLTSGEFAVLKALVSHPREPLSRDKLMNLARGREYSAMERSIDVQISRLRRMVEEDPAHPRYIQTVWGLGYVFVPDGSKA, from the coding sequence ATGCAAGAGAATTATAAGATTCTGGTAGTGGATGACGACATGCGTCTGCGCGCATTACTTGAGCGTTACCTTACCGAGCAGGGCTTCCAGGTTCGTAGCGTCGCTAACGCTGAACAAATGGATCGTTTGTTAACTCGCGAATCTTTCCACTTGATGGTACTGGATCTGATGCTGCCTGGCGAAGATGGTCTCTCCATCTGCCGCCGCCTGCGTAGCCAAAGCAACCCGATGCCGATCATTATGGTAACGGCGAAAGGGGAAGAAGTAGACCGCATTGTTGGCCTGGAAATCGGCGCCGACGACTATATTCCAAAACCGTTTAACCCACGTGAGCTGCTGGCGCGTATCCGCGCGGTACTGCGTCGCCAGGCGAATGAACTGCCGGGCGCGCCGTCTCAGGAAGAAGCGGTCATTGCGTTTGGTAAGTTCAAGCTGAACCTCGGCACGCGCGAAATGTTCCGCGAAGATGAGCCGATGCCGTTAACCAGCGGTGAGTTCGCCGTACTGAAAGCGCTGGTGAGCCACCCGCGTGAACCGCTGTCGCGCGACAAGCTGATGAACCTGGCGCGTGGCCGTGAATATTCAGCGATGGAGCGCTCCATCGACGTGCAGATCTCCCGCCTGCGTCGCATGGTGGAAGAAGATCCGGCGCATCCTCGCTATATTCAGACCGTTTGGGGTTTGGGCTACGTGTTTGTGCCGGACGGTTCTAAAGCATGA
- a CDS encoding Tex family protein: protein MMNDSLCRIIAGELQARTEQVESAVRLLDEGNTVPFIARYRKEVTGGLDDTQLRQLETRLGYLRELEERRQAILKSIGEQGKLSDELAKAINGTLSKTELEDLYLPYKPKRRTRGQIAIEAGLEPLADTLWNDPSQDPDTLAATFVDADKGVADSKAALDGARYILMERFAEDAALLAKVRDYLWKNAHLVATVVSGKEEEGAKFRDYFDHHEPLSAVPSHRALAMFRGRNEGVLQLALNADPQFDEPPKESHGEQIIIDHLGLRLNNAPADSWRKGVVSWTWRIKVLMHLETELMGTVRERAEDEAINVFARNLHDLLMAAPAGLRATMGLDPGLRTGVKVAVVDATGKLVATDTIYPHTGQAAKAAVAVAALCEKHNVELVAIGNGTASRETERFFLDVQKQFPKVTAQKVIVSEAGASVYSASELAALEFPDLDVSIRGAVSIARRLQDPLAELVKIDPKSIGVGQYQHDVSQTQLARKLDAVVEDCVNAVGVDLNTASVPLLTRVAGLTRMMAQNIVTWRDENGQFQNRQQLLKVSRLGPKAFEQCAGFLRINHGDNPLDASTVHPETYPVVERILAATEQSLRDLMGNSSELRKLKASEFTDEQFGVPTVTDIIKELEKPGRDPRPEFKTATFAEGIETLSDLLPGMVLEGAVTNVTNFGAFVDIGVHQDGLVHISSLADKFVEDPHTVVKAGDIVKVKVLEVDLPRKRIALTMRLDEQPGESNSRRGGGSSNNRDNGNRSNARPAKAPRGRESQPSGNSAMMDALAAAMGKKR from the coding sequence ATGATGAATGATTCGCTCTGCCGCATTATTGCGGGTGAACTTCAGGCACGAACCGAACAGGTGGAATCCGCCGTTCGCCTGCTTGATGAAGGGAATACTGTGCCGTTTATCGCGCGCTATCGTAAAGAGGTCACCGGCGGTCTGGACGACACGCAACTGCGTCAGCTCGAAACCCGTCTTGGTTACCTGCGCGAACTGGAAGAGCGCCGCCAGGCGATTCTGAAATCGATCGGCGAGCAGGGCAAACTCAGCGATGAGCTGGCGAAAGCGATCAACGGCACGCTGAGTAAAACCGAACTCGAAGATCTCTATCTGCCTTACAAACCCAAACGCCGCACGCGCGGGCAAATTGCCATTGAAGCCGGGCTGGAGCCACTGGCGGACACGCTGTGGAACGATCCTTCGCAAGATCCAGACACGTTGGCCGCCACGTTTGTCGATGCCGATAAAGGCGTCGCCGACAGCAAAGCCGCCCTCGACGGCGCGCGTTACATCCTGATGGAACGCTTCGCAGAAGACGCCGCCCTGCTGGCAAAAGTGCGTGATTATTTGTGGAAAAACGCCCACCTGGTGGCGACGGTGGTCAGCGGCAAAGAGGAAGAAGGCGCGAAATTCCGCGATTACTTCGATCACCACGAACCGCTGTCGGCGGTTCCTTCGCACCGCGCGCTGGCGATGTTCCGTGGGCGCAACGAAGGTGTGCTGCAACTGGCGTTGAATGCCGATCCGCAATTCGATGAGCCGCCAAAAGAGAGCCACGGCGAGCAAATTATCATCGACCATCTTGGTCTGCGCCTGAATAACGCCCCGGCGGACAGCTGGCGCAAAGGCGTAGTGAGCTGGACCTGGCGCATTAAAGTGTTGATGCATCTGGAAACCGAGCTGATGGGCACGGTGCGTGAACGCGCCGAAGACGAAGCGATCAACGTGTTTGCCCGCAACCTGCACGATCTGCTGATGGCTGCGCCCGCCGGGCTGCGCGCCACGATGGGCCTCGATCCCGGTTTGCGTACCGGCGTGAAAGTGGCGGTGGTGGATGCCACCGGAAAACTGGTCGCAACCGACACCATTTACCCGCACACCGGACAAGCAGCGAAAGCGGCAGTGGCTGTGGCGGCGCTGTGCGAGAAGCACAACGTTGAACTGGTCGCCATCGGCAACGGTACGGCGTCACGTGAAACTGAACGTTTCTTCCTCGATGTGCAAAAGCAGTTCCCGAAAGTCACCGCGCAAAAAGTGATTGTCAGCGAAGCGGGCGCCTCGGTTTATTCCGCCTCCGAGCTGGCAGCACTGGAATTCCCGGATCTCGATGTTTCGATTCGCGGCGCGGTTTCCATCGCGCGCCGTTTGCAGGATCCGCTGGCGGAGCTGGTGAAAATCGATCCGAAATCCATCGGTGTCGGTCAGTATCAGCACGACGTTAGCCAGACACAACTGGCGCGCAAACTGGATGCGGTAGTGGAAGACTGCGTAAACGCCGTCGGCGTAGATCTCAATACCGCGTCAGTCCCGCTGCTGACCCGCGTAGCGGGGTTAACCCGCATGATGGCGCAAAATATCGTCACCTGGCGCGATGAAAACGGTCAATTCCAGAACCGCCAGCAATTGCTGAAAGTAAGCCGCCTTGGGCCGAAAGCCTTTGAGCAGTGCGCTGGCTTCCTGCGTATCAACCACGGCGACAACCCGCTGGATGCCTCTACCGTCCACCCGGAAACTTATCCGGTGGTGGAACGTATTCTGGCGGCAACGGAACAGTCTTTGCGCGATTTGATGGGTAACAGCAGCGAACTGCGCAAACTGAAAGCGTCCGAGTTTACCGATGAGCAGTTCGGTGTGCCGACGGTGACCGACATCATCAAAGAGCTGGAAAAACCGGGCCGTGACCCGCGTCCAGAGTTCAAAACCGCGACCTTTGCCGAAGGAATCGAAACCCTGAGCGATTTGCTGCCGGGCATGGTGCTGGAAGGCGCGGTCACCAACGTCACTAACTTTGGTGCTTTCGTTGATATCGGCGTGCATCAGGATGGCCTGGTGCACATCTCTTCGCTGGCGGATAAGTTCGTTGAAGATCCGCATACGGTGGTGAAAGCCGGCGATATCGTGAAAGTGAAAGTGCTGGAAGTGGATCTGCCGCGTAAGCGCATCGCCCTGACCATGCGTCTGGATGAGCAACCGGGAGAGAGCAACTCGCGCCGTGGCGGGGGAAGTAGCAACAACCGCGATAATGGCAACCGCAGCAATGCGCGTCCGGCCAAAGCGCCGCGCGGCCGTGAGTCTCAACCCAGTGGTAACAGCGCGATGATGGATGCGCTGGCAGCGGCAATGGGTAAGAAGCGCTAA
- the xylB gene encoding xylulokinase, whose product MYLGIDVGTSEIKTLLLDGNSKIVAVAGAPLTVQRPHPHWSEQDPESWWQALNQALGLLRGQVAGQWKEVKAIGLSGQMHGAVLLGKQGNVLRPCILWNDTRSAKECELLTERAPELHQIAGNLAMPGFTAPKLLWVAEHEPQIFAQTAHVLLPKDYLRWRMTGEMVSDMSDAAGTLWLDVAQRDWSDSLLAACDLHRDMMPRLVEGSQPSGVLTDEIAQSWGLSPNVVVAGGGGDNAASAVGIGAVNAGDAFISLGTSGVLFAVNDRYRPNPQSAVHAFCHALPERWHQMSVMLTAASALRWLCTLLRCDEATLMSEVAQLTPAQRRHAPIFLPYLSGERTPHNDPWAQGAFSHLTHDVDRAQLGYAVIEGVTFGLMDGLQVLYEAGTELTQCSLVGGGARSAEWAQLIANVLNIPIVTHEGGEAGGALGAARLAWLAVGGDEKEVCTKPTERRRYLPQSESREGLLSRLQDFRLQYRQQVEARNLARG is encoded by the coding sequence ATGTATCTCGGTATTGATGTCGGAACGTCGGAAATCAAAACGCTGTTACTGGACGGTAACAGCAAAATTGTCGCCGTGGCGGGGGCGCCGTTAACGGTTCAACGCCCTCATCCTCATTGGTCTGAACAAGATCCTGAAAGCTGGTGGCAGGCGCTGAACCAGGCGCTGGGTCTGCTGCGGGGGCAAGTTGCCGGGCAATGGAAGGAGGTGAAGGCGATTGGTCTGTCCGGGCAAATGCACGGCGCGGTGCTCTTAGGCAAACAGGGGAATGTGCTGCGTCCTTGCATCCTGTGGAACGACACGCGCAGCGCAAAAGAGTGCGAGTTGCTGACCGAGCGCGCGCCAGAGTTACACCAAATCGCCGGGAACCTCGCCATGCCGGGGTTTACCGCGCCAAAATTGCTGTGGGTAGCGGAGCATGAACCGCAGATTTTTGCGCAAACCGCGCATGTGCTGCTGCCGAAAGATTATCTGCGCTGGCGTATGACGGGCGAAATGGTGAGTGATATGTCTGACGCGGCGGGCACACTGTGGCTGGATGTCGCACAGCGTGACTGGTCGGATAGCCTGCTCGCGGCCTGCGATTTGCACCGCGACATGATGCCGCGGTTAGTTGAAGGTTCGCAGCCCAGCGGCGTGCTGACCGACGAAATTGCGCAGTCATGGGGGCTTTCGCCCAACGTCGTGGTGGCGGGCGGTGGCGGTGATAACGCCGCCAGCGCGGTCGGTATCGGCGCGGTGAACGCAGGGGATGCATTTATTTCTCTTGGCACGTCGGGCGTGTTGTTTGCCGTTAATGACCGTTATCGCCCGAACCCGCAATCGGCGGTTCATGCATTTTGCCATGCGCTGCCGGAGCGCTGGCATCAGATGAGCGTGATGTTGACCGCTGCCAGCGCGCTGCGCTGGTTGTGTACCCTTTTGCGCTGTGACGAAGCGACATTGATGTCCGAAGTGGCGCAGCTTACGCCCGCGCAGCGCCGTCATGCGCCGATCTTTTTACCTTATCTTTCCGGCGAGCGTACGCCGCACAACGATCCGTGGGCGCAGGGGGCGTTTAGCCACTTAACCCATGATGTTGACCGTGCGCAACTGGGATATGCCGTGATTGAGGGCGTGACGTTTGGCCTGATGGACGGTTTACAGGTGCTTTATGAAGCCGGCACCGAACTGACGCAATGTTCACTTGTCGGCGGCGGCGCGCGCAGTGCGGAATGGGCGCAGCTTATCGCCAACGTGTTGAACATACCTATTGTCACGCATGAGGGGGGTGAAGCTGGCGGGGCGCTTGGCGCGGCTCGTCTGGCCTGGCTCGCCGTCGGCGGTGATGAGAAGGAAGTCTGTACTAAGCCAACGGAGCGGCGACGTTATCTTCCACAGAGTGAAAGCAGGGAAGGATTGCTGAGTCGTTTACAGGATTTTCGCCTGCAGTATCGCCAGCAGGTCGAGGCTCGTAACCTGGCGCGCGGCTAA
- a CDS encoding substrate-binding domain-containing protein — translation MVWALALSIASLSVAVHAEDKIKVGFANRTLNGAFFNGLTEYMKIHAKERGYELITTDARGDLNKQISDVEDMLSQGINYLILNPQDPEAGLRITQIAKRKNVPVVVLDSDISLDAPVITRVQANNAKNNIMIGEYAVEKFGDKPMNCILISGNQGNLVGEARRVNFMRGVTETQLRKYNHTQLTIISQGWGNWDQQGGLKAMEDLIVAQGDKINCVYSEMDDMALGAVLSLKAANKLNNVLVFSHDGYKKGLEAVQRGDIQATASNNPDLLTNTVLDVIAKYQAGQKDFPDYVYIPSILITKDNVSKYYNKDSIF, via the coding sequence ATGGTTTGGGCTTTAGCGTTATCCATTGCATCCCTGTCTGTCGCCGTCCATGCGGAAGACAAAATTAAGGTCGGTTTCGCCAACCGTACCTTGAACGGTGCTTTCTTTAACGGCTTGACCGAGTATATGAAGATTCATGCCAAAGAACGCGGCTATGAACTGATTACCACCGATGCGCGCGGCGATCTGAATAAACAGATTTCCGACGTGGAAGATATGCTCTCTCAAGGGATCAATTACCTGATCCTTAACCCGCAAGATCCTGAAGCTGGTTTGCGCATCACGCAAATTGCCAAGCGTAAAAACGTCCCTGTTGTGGTGTTGGACAGTGATATCTCTCTCGACGCGCCCGTCATTACTCGCGTGCAAGCAAACAACGCGAAAAACAACATCATGATTGGCGAATACGCCGTCGAAAAATTTGGCGACAAGCCAATGAACTGCATTTTGATCAGCGGCAACCAGGGCAACCTGGTCGGTGAAGCGCGTCGCGTGAACTTCATGCGCGGGGTCACCGAAACGCAACTGCGTAAGTACAACCACACGCAGCTTACGATCATTAGCCAAGGCTGGGGAAACTGGGATCAACAAGGTGGCCTGAAAGCGATGGAGGATTTAATCGTCGCGCAGGGCGACAAAATCAACTGCGTGTATAGCGAAATGGACGACATGGCGCTGGGTGCGGTGCTGTCTCTGAAAGCGGCGAACAAGTTAAACAACGTGCTTGTTTTCTCTCACGATGGCTACAAGAAAGGGCTTGAAGCCGTGCAGCGTGGCGACATTCAGGCCACCGCATCAAATAACCCGGATCTACTGACCAACACCGTGCTGGACGTGATTGCCAAGTACCAGGCGGGTCAGAAAGATTTCCCGGATTATGTCTACATCCCCTCGATTTTGATCACCAAAGACAATGTGAGCAAGTACTACAACAAAGACTCAATTTTCTAA
- a CDS encoding sugar-binding transcriptional regulator, with protein MNREEKKLELAARAAWMYYVAGLTQQEIAKALGLSRQVAQRLISGARETGLVAVNITHPVSGCIKLAHELQEKFALTLCRVVPSAGLENDAIQQMLAVEGADVMSQFIGDEQPKVFAVGSGKTLFAVIDALPRQERLQHQCVSMIGAISRDDSGTRYDVPLKLAEKMQGKYFFIPAPLYADSLQDKLIWCQHLVYQRVAARALNADITFLGIGEVELGCPLNTEGFITDDQVNDLKKQQVAGEMLGHFFNHEGVRLNSELDALLTSVPLSSNTTRPVIGFCGGAKKYHAIRAALIGKWLTGLVTDEDTALKLLQES; from the coding sequence ATGAACAGAGAAGAAAAAAAGCTGGAGCTGGCTGCCCGCGCGGCGTGGATGTATTACGTCGCAGGCCTGACTCAGCAAGAGATCGCCAAAGCGCTGGGGCTTTCCCGCCAGGTGGCGCAGCGCCTGATTTCCGGCGCGCGCGAAACCGGGCTGGTGGCGGTGAATATCACCCATCCGGTAAGCGGCTGTATCAAGCTGGCACATGAATTACAGGAGAAATTCGCGCTCACGCTGTGCCGCGTGGTTCCCTCAGCGGGGCTGGAAAACGATGCCATTCAACAGATGTTGGCGGTCGAAGGGGCGGACGTGATGTCGCAGTTTATCGGCGATGAACAGCCAAAAGTGTTCGCGGTCGGCTCGGGTAAAACGCTGTTTGCGGTGATCGATGCCCTTCCCCGCCAGGAGCGATTACAGCACCAATGCGTGTCGATGATCGGCGCTATCTCGCGAGACGATTCCGGTACGCGGTATGACGTTCCGCTGAAATTGGCGGAGAAAATGCAGGGAAAATACTTTTTCATTCCGGCACCGCTGTATGCCGACAGCCTGCAAGATAAGCTGATTTGGTGCCAGCACCTGGTGTACCAGCGCGTTGCCGCCCGAGCGCTTAACGCAGACATCACGTTTTTGGGGATTGGCGAAGTCGAGCTTGGCTGTCCGTTAAACACCGAAGGGTTTATTACCGACGACCAGGTTAATGACCTCAAAAAACAACAGGTTGCAGGCGAAATGCTCGGGCACTTTTTCAACCATGAAGGTGTGAGGTTAAATTCGGAACTGGATGCATTGCTGACCAGTGTGCCGCTGAGCAGCAATACAACCCGTCCGGTGATTGGTTTTTGCGGCGGCGCGAAGAAATATCACGCCATCCGCGCCGCGCTTATCGGCAAATGGCTGACGGGGCTAGTGACCGATGAAGATACCGCGCTGAAGCTGCTGCAAGAATCATAA
- the dalD gene encoding D-arabinitol 4-dehydrogenase, translated as MSSEKSVWMHIGAGSFHRAHQAWYLHKLMEQGDDSWSIALGNIRDDANALLSALRAQNGEYVLETVSPKGERQYETITSIRKVLPWDKEISALIKQGADKQTRVIAFTVTESGYYLTPEHELDCQQADIQSDLNGGIRTLYGALTHILKARVAQHGEPVTLLTCDNLRHNGERFRHGFLSFLKQKGEKALYDWVERETTSPNTMVDRITPRPTPDVAERVLAATGKKDNAPVMGESFIQWVIEDNFANGRPALENVGVELVDSVLPWEEAKIRILNATHSCIAWAGTLIGQSYIDESTNQPAIRRMAYDYVTEDVIPCLTPSPLDLEKYRDVVLARFGNPYIKDTNQRVAADGLSKIPGMVTPTLIGCYALGREPNATAVVPALFFLFLKRWAENALPYTYQDGVLQPDAVRAVFASPDPLAAWAADEALFAELAQSADFLALLRRTVRALEQWVKQPQKELAMA; from the coding sequence ATGTCCAGTGAAAAATCAGTGTGGATGCATATTGGTGCGGGCTCATTTCATCGTGCTCATCAAGCCTGGTATCTGCACAAACTGATGGAACAGGGCGACGACAGCTGGAGTATCGCGCTGGGGAATATCCGCGATGATGCAAACGCGTTGCTGTCTGCGTTGCGTGCGCAAAACGGGGAGTACGTGCTGGAAACGGTCTCTCCGAAAGGGGAGCGTCAATATGAAACGATCACCTCTATCCGCAAGGTGCTGCCGTGGGACAAAGAGATCAGCGCGCTCATCAAACAAGGCGCCGATAAACAGACGCGAGTGATTGCGTTCACCGTGACCGAAAGCGGCTATTACCTGACGCCGGAACATGAGCTGGATTGCCAGCAGGCGGACATCCAAAGCGATCTGAACGGCGGCATTCGCACGCTTTACGGCGCACTGACCCACATTTTGAAAGCACGCGTCGCGCAACACGGCGAACCGGTGACACTGCTCACTTGTGACAACCTGCGCCATAACGGCGAGCGTTTTCGTCACGGCTTCCTCTCTTTCCTGAAACAAAAAGGCGAAAAAGCACTGTATGACTGGGTTGAGCGCGAAACGACGTCGCCGAACACCATGGTTGACCGCATTACGCCGCGCCCAACGCCGGATGTGGCGGAACGTGTGCTGGCCGCCACCGGTAAAAAAGACAACGCCCCAGTAATGGGAGAATCCTTCATTCAATGGGTGATTGAAGATAATTTCGCCAATGGTCGTCCGGCGCTGGAAAACGTCGGCGTCGAACTGGTTGACTCCGTGCTGCCGTGGGAAGAGGCGAAAATCCGCATTCTGAACGCCACCCATAGCTGCATCGCCTGGGCCGGGACGCTGATCGGCCAGAGCTATATCGACGAAAGTACCAACCAACCGGCCATTCGCCGCATGGCGTATGACTATGTTACCGAAGATGTGATTCCCTGCCTGACACCCAGCCCGCTGGATCTTGAAAAGTATCGCGATGTGGTGCTGGCGCGCTTTGGTAACCCGTATATCAAAGACACCAACCAGCGTGTCGCGGCCGATGGTCTGTCGAAAATCCCTGGCATGGTGACGCCAACCCTGATTGGCTGCTATGCACTTGGCCGCGAGCCGAATGCCACGGCGGTGGTTCCAGCGCTGTTCTTCCTGTTCCTCAAACGCTGGGCAGAAAATGCGCTGCCTTATACCTACCAGGATGGCGTGCTGCAACCGGATGCGGTTCGCGCCGTCTTCGCCAGCCCCGATCCGCTGGCAGCCTGGGCGGCGGATGAAGCGCTGTTCGCGGAACTGGCGCAGTCTGCCGACTTCCTGGCGTTGTTGCGCCGCACGGTTCGCGCGCTGGAACAGTGGGTGAAACAGCCGCAAAAAGAGCTGGCGATGGCCTGA